The genomic window TCTTGCACCACCGGCTGTCCAGGGCCACCTGACGCCCCAAAGCGGCGGAGCGGCCCAGGCCGAGCGCCGTGCCGCTGGGCGCATCCACCTTGTGGCGATGATGCATCTCGACGATTTCGATATCGTAATCCTCGCCCAGAATGGCGGCGGCGCGCTCGGTCAGCGCCATCAGCAGATTGACGCCGACGCTGAAATTGGGGGCGTAGACCATGGGGGCGGCCTTGGCGGCCTCGGCCAGCCTGGCCTCGTCGTCCTTGGACAGGCCGGTGGTGCCCACCACCAGAACCTTGCCCGTTTCGGCGGCCATGGCGGCGTGGGCCAGGGTGGCGGCGGGCGCGGTGAAGTCGATGACCGCATCGGAAGCCTGGAACAGGGCCCGCGCATCGGCGCCCACCAGGGCGCCCACCGGCTCGCGGCCCAGCAGGGTGCCGAGATCACGGCCCAGGACCTCGGCCCCGGCCCGTTCCGTGCCGCCCGACAGGGTGCAGCCTCCGGCGGCCAGCACCGCCTCCATCAGCATCCGGCCCATGCGCCCATTGCACCCGACGATTCCGATCCTCATGGCCTGATCCCTTTTCAAAACTGGCCTATCTTCATAAGGTCACGGTGCCGGGAAATCCAGCATAGAGAGACAAAAGTCAGGTGAGCACCGGATTGTGTTGCGGTGCATAAACTGACAGTGGCACTGTCCCAGTTGGAAGTGGTCCAACGGATTCGGACGCCATGAGTGGAGATGTGCTGGTGATGGCCCGAAAGAACGACGATCTCGGCGGCTATCGCTCGCTGTTCGAGAACGCGGTCGAGGGCATCTACCGCACCACGCCCGACGGGCGTTACCTGGACGCCAATCCGGCCCTGGCCCGCATCTACGGCTACAAGGACCCGGCGGAACTGATCGCCGGACTGACCGATATCGCCCGTGGGCTTTACGTCGATCCTGCCGACCGCGACCGGTTCCGCGAGATTCTGGCCCGCGACTCGGTGGTGAGCAATTTCGAAGCCAGGGTCAGGACGCGCAGCGGTGAGATCATCTGGATCGCCGAGAATGCGCGGGCCGTCACTGACGGCCGCGACCGTCTGGTCTGTTACGAAGGCACGGTCCAGAACATTACGGCACGCAAGCAGGCCGAGGAATCCCTGCGTCTGGCCGCCACGGTGTTCGAGACGGTGGGCGAGGCCATCGTTGTCACCGATGGCCAGCGGCGTATCCTGGCGGTCAATGACGCCTTCGAACGCATGACCGGATGGAGCGCCGCCGAAATGGTCGGCCAATCCTGCGATCTGCTGGCCGTCGAGATGATCGGCCTGCGCGAGGTGGACGAGATGTGGCGACTGGCCGCCGGGACCGGCCAGTGGTCGGGTGAGACCTGGACGCGCCGCAAGGAATCCGAGCCCTTTCCCGCCGCCCTGGCCCTGACCGCGGTGGACCAGGGGATTGATGGGCGCTTCGTGCTGCTGCTGCGCGACATCACCCGCAAGCGCCGTGACGAGCAGCGCATCCGCTTTCATGCCAGCCACGACGCCCTGACCCGCCTGCCCAACCGCCATACGGTGATGGAAGCCTTGGGCGAGTCCATCGTCCGGGCGGATCAGACCGGCGAACGCCTGGCCGTTCTGTATCTCGACGTCAACCGCTTCAAGGATATCAACGACAGCTACGGCCATGGCGTGGGCGACGAGTTGCTGCGCCAGGTGGCCAGGCGTCTGAAATCCTGCGTGCGGGCCAGCGACGTCATCGGCCGCCTGGGCGGCGACGAATTCGTCATGCTGCTGCCCAGTGTCGGCGATCATTCGGCGGCCCAGGCCTGCGCCAACAAGGTGCTTTATGCCTTCGCCGAGCCTTTCGACATGGAAGGGCTGCAACTCTTCGCCGGAACCAGCATCGGCATCGCCTTATATCCCGACGATGCCGACGGGGCCGAAAGCCTGCTGTCGCGGGCCGATGCCGCCATGTACCACGCCAAGCGCGGCG from Paramagnetospirillum magnetotacticum MS-1 includes these protein-coding regions:
- the dapB gene encoding 4-hydroxy-tetrahydrodipicolinate reductase, with protein sequence MRIGIVGCNGRMGRMLMEAVLAAGGCTLSGGTERAGAEVLGRDLGTLLGREPVGALVGADARALFQASDAVIDFTAPAATLAHAAMAAETGKVLVVGTTGLSKDDEARLAEAAKAAPMVYAPNFSVGVNLLMALTERAAAILGEDYDIEIVEMHHRHKVDAPSGTALGLGRSAALGRQVALDSRWCKSRDGHTGARPKGEIGFATLRGGDVVGDHTVMFAAEGERVELTHKASSRTVFAKGAVRAAQWAATQSPGLYSMRDVLGL
- a CDS encoding putative bifunctional diguanylate cyclase/phosphodiesterase — translated: MSGDVLVMARKNDDLGGYRSLFENAVEGIYRTTPDGRYLDANPALARIYGYKDPAELIAGLTDIARGLYVDPADRDRFREILARDSVVSNFEARVRTRSGEIIWIAENARAVTDGRDRLVCYEGTVQNITARKQAEESLRLAATVFETVGEAIVVTDGQRRILAVNDAFERMTGWSAAEMVGQSCDLLAVEMIGLREVDEMWRLAAGTGQWSGETWTRRKESEPFPAALALTAVDQGIDGRFVLLLRDITRKRRDEQRIRFHASHDALTRLPNRHTVMEALGESIVRADQTGERLAVLYLDVNRFKDINDSYGHGVGDELLRQVARRLKSCVRASDVIGRLGGDEFVMLLPSVGDHSAAQACANKVLYAFAEPFDMEGLQLFAGTSIGIALYPDDADGAESLLSRADAAMYHAKRGGLPYSCFDIEMDRQVAERVSLENDLRLALGEDQFRLVYQPKVDALSGAIVGAEALIRWRHPMRSDVSPGLFIPVAERAGLIGAIDDWVLVEACRQVAEWRAAGLNLPSISVNLSPAQFHDGRLKDKVKAALADSGLSPSVLELEITETMMASDVDRAIEILGQLSALGVRVSLDDFGTGYSSLAYLKLFPVSTLKIDRAFVTELPGNAKDGAIIASVIALAGNLGFSVIAEGVETRDQAAFLAARGCPVMQGFLFSRPVNAATFAALLSNPEGLIRL